A genome region from Tachyglossus aculeatus isolate mTacAcu1 chromosome 1, mTacAcu1.pri, whole genome shotgun sequence includes the following:
- the LOC119930388 gene encoding C-X-C chemokine receptor type 1-like, whose amino-acid sequence MTLLVDINELFADSNASDYSGFPSSLDDLMSTIGTSAPCQRSSGAALQPALAALYGLVFLLNVVGNSVVVLVVHHNRPHRTVTDVYLLNLAGADLLFALTLPIWAAYQVIGWRFGTFLCKVVSVLQDLNFYSGVLLLACISVDRYLAIVHATRARADQRRWVVFVCLGLWILSFLLALPALVLRDVFSPPKSNPVCYENVGADTARWRVILRLLPQTFGFLLPLLVMLFCYGSTLAVLFRARTGQKHRAMHVVLAVVLVFLLCWLPYNITLVIDSLMWAQVLTDSCGLRDHVDRALLVTQILGYLHSCLNPIVYAFVGQKFRHSLLRILASRGLVSRDFLVRHRVPSSHSSSSANVTTL is encoded by the coding sequence ATGACCCTCTTAGTGGACATCAACGAACTCTTCGCCGATTCTAATGCCTCGGACTACAGCGGCTTCCCCTCCAGCCTGGACGACCTCATGTCCACCATTGGGACATCGGCCCCTTGCCAGCGCTCGTCCGGGGCGGCGTTGCAGCCCGCCCTGGCGGCCCTCTATGGCCTGGTCTTCCTCCTCAACGTGGTGGGGAACTCAGTGGTGGTTCTGGTTGTCCACCACAACCGCCCGCACCGCACGGTGACGGACGTCTACCTGCTGAACCTGGCCGGGGCCGACCTGCTCTTCGCCCTGACCCTGCCCATCTGGGCCGCCTACCAGGTGATCGGCTGGCGCTTCGGCACATTCCTCTGCAAGGTGGTGTCCGTCCTGCAGGACCTCAACTTCTACAGCGGCGTCCTGCTGCTGGCCTGCATCAGCGTGGACCGCTACCTGGCCATCGTGCACGCCACCCGGGCCCGAGCCGACCAGCGCCGCTGGGTCGTCTTCGTCTGCCTGGGCCTCTGGATCCTGTCCTTCCTGCTGGCCCTGCCCGCCCTGGTCCTCCGGGATGTCTTCAGCCCGCCCAAATCCAACCCCGTCTGCTACGAGAACGTGGGCGCGGACACGGCCCGCTGGCGGGTGATCCTGCGCTTGCTGCCGCAGACCTTCGGCTTCCTGCTGCCCCTCCTGGTTATGCTCTTCTGCTACGGCAGCACCCTGGCCGTCCTGTTCCGGGCCCGCACGGGCCAGAAGCACCGGGCCATGCACGTCGTCTTGGCCGTGGTGCTTGTCTTCCTGCTCTGCTGGCTGCCCTACAACATCACCCTGGTGATCGACTCCCTCATGTGGGCCCAGGTGCTGACCGACAGCTGCGGCCTGCGGGACCACGTGGACCGTGCCCTGCTGGTCACCCAGATCCTGGGCTACCTGCACAGCTGCCTCAACCCCATCGTCTACGCCTTCGTGGGCCAGAAGTTCCGGCACAGCCTGCTGAGGATCCTGGCCTCCCGCGGGCTGGTCAGTAGGGACTTCCTCGTCCGCCACCGGGTCCCATCCTCCCACAGTTCATCATCGGCCAACGTGACCACCCTCTGA